One Coffea arabica cultivar ET-39 chromosome 5c, Coffea Arabica ET-39 HiFi, whole genome shotgun sequence DNA window includes the following coding sequences:
- the LOC140007226 gene encoding protein FAR1-RELATED SEQUENCE 5-like encodes MYGKRPTTILTDQDHTMAAALSVVLPEIFHGLCTFHIRRNFMKRLGNHYKENSDFPYMFGACMYEIEEVEQFNRLWETMFFRHFNRAVDDKRHNELIAEYEMRQKLPIVGLRQTPMLVHVAETYSPTVFVAFQNKYGESTTMVILRQQNVGIFVEFTVIRYDGGSERIVVFNRNDLNVRCSCKKYENEGILCEYALKVFDTVGIKTIPPKYVKRRWTKRARVGDCFDR; translated from the exons ATGTACGGAAAGCGTCCAACTACCATACTAACTGACCAAGATCACACCATGGCTGCCGCTCTTTCAGTTGTATTGCCTGAAATATTTCACGGTCTATGTACGTTTCACATAAGGCGTAATTTTATGAAACGTCTTGGCAATCACTACAAGGAAAATAGTGATTTTCCATACATGTTTGGTGCCTGCATGTATGAGATTGAAGAAGTGGAACAATTCAACAGGTTGTGGGAGACGATG TTCTTTAGACATTTCAATCGGGCGGTTGATGATAAGAGACATAATGAACTTATCGCAGAATATGAAATGAGGCAAAAGCTCCCCATCGTAGGGTTGAGGCAAACACCTATGCTTGTGCATGTAGCAGAGACGTATTCACCAACCGTATTTGTTGCTTTCCAAAATAAATATGGCGAGTCAACAACTATGGTTATATTGAGACAACAAAATGTAGGGATATTTGTGGAGTTTACGGTGATAAGGTATGATGGAGGATCTGAAAGAATAGTGGTATTCAATCGGAATGATCTAAATGTACGCTGTAGTTGCAAAAAATATGAGAATGAAGGAATTTTATGTGAGTACGCATTGAAAGTGTTTGATACCGTGGGCATAAAGACAATTCCTCCTAAATACGTTAAGAGGCGATGGACAAAAAGAGCTCGGGTTGGGGACTGTTTTGATCGATGA
- the LOC113689244 gene encoding indole-3-glycerol phosphate synthase, chloroplastic-like, which produces MKRWSSMPQCINRPEILSSFENLEKIRNSGVKCPLLCKKFVIDAWQIYYARTKGADAILLIAAVLPDLDIKYMTKICKLLGLTPLVEVHDEREMGRVLGIDGIELIGINNRNLETFKVDISNTKNLLQGERGRIIRERGIIVIGESGLFTPADIAYVQEAGVKAINAIHTSFWKISMVMVEEC; this is translated from the exons ATGAAAAGGTGGAGCAGCATGCCTCAGTGTATTAACAGACCAGAAATACTTTCAA GCTTTGAGAATTTGGAGAAGATAAGGAATTCAGGAGTGaag TGCCCTTTGTTATGCAAAAAGTTTGTTATAGATGCTTGGCAAATATACTATGCTCGCACAAAAGGCGCAGATGCAATCCTGTTAATTGCTGCTGTTTTACCAGATCTTGATATCAAATACATGACTAAGATCTGCAAATTGCTTGGTTTAACACCACTTGTGGAG GTACATGATGAGAGGGAGATGGGTCGTGTTCTTGGGATTGATGGGATTGAACTTATTGGAATAAACAACCGTAACCTCG AAACATTTAAGGTTGACATCAGCAATACTAAAAATCTTCTTCAAGGAGAACGTGGGAGAATAATCCGAGAAAGAGGCATAATT GTCATTGGTGAGTCTGGACTTTTTACACCTGCTGATATTGCATACGTGCAAGAAGCTGGCGTCAAAGCG ataaatgctattcatactagcttttggaagatatctatggttatggttgaagaatgttga